In the Astatotilapia calliptera chromosome 5, fAstCal1.2, whole genome shotgun sequence genome, one interval contains:
- the arhgap40 gene encoding rho GTPase-activating protein 40 isoform X2 has product MPWGRSGSAALLLFSGRVIGRYKARDPSPTEMSVEPWASPQDQAAAELSHSEHTDTPPSQDQEQHPDKLCLDSFWSEVENIQQGSGYADDCSRRDSKHSEEGEQEEQWLADAGLSTLISEDTETVDKTALLSTLTKTQAEAVKRRVETYTLRKRNKPPPRDVRDIFSSQTLVSESQHSEDPAQNSMASVAKSPLSAVTPEHQRGTPKDEYFITDVAYCEQAVILIKQAKLPQNNSQRRKEDGTLPRVICPKCRLGVTRIQDLSHADMKKVRQLALIDMTALCDLLELEVKRHKTGKRKNPESPLFGVPLATLLENDQKLKPSASIPLLLQELLSFLEKKGIDSEGILRVPGSQSRIKLLQQNLEANFYSRHVRWDEVSPNDAAALLKKFIRELPAPLLTAEYLNNFSAVREITELKQKLHMLNLLILLLPEPNRNTLKALLEFLSKVVSKEKKNRMNLWAVATIMAPNLFLHKAVPSRLTEGGEKGQAEKAADVMRLLIRYQDLLWTIPNFLMSQVRRLNENSNRRYQLYDRRFKNLLRKIHTDSREKPEKNSEPHRTVKIQVGELESSTMDYQLNLNSRASDLLAQFYRQFLRSPENGKGKMRRNGSVAYSDCALYEVGGNIGEHCLDPDTHLLDLYNSNPGGEWIIKRRPSCSRGL; this is encoded by the exons AGATCCCAGCCCCACCGAGATGAGCGTGGAGCCTTGGGCCAGCCCGCAGGACCAGGCAGCCGCTGAACTCTCTCACAGCGAACACACGGACACGCCGCCCTCTCAGGATCAGGAGCAGCACCCTGATAAACTCTGCCTGGACTCGTTCTGGAGTGAGGTTGAGAATATCCAACAGGGGAGTGGCTACGCAGATGACTGCAGCAGGAGAGATTCGAAACACTCCGAAG AAGGAGAGCAGGAGGAACAGTGGTTGGCCGATGCTGGCTTGTCAACCCTCATCAGTGAGGACACTGAGACAGTAGACAAAACTGCCCTGCTGTCCACTCTGACCAAGACGCAGGCTGAAGCCGTTAAGCGTCGAGTAGAGACCTACACGCTCCGCAAACGGAACAAACCGCCACCGCGTGACGTTCGCGACATATTCAGCTCACAG ACCCTCGTGTCCGAGTCTCAGCATAGTGAAGACCCAGCACAAAACAGCATGGCATCGGTAGCCAAGTCACCTTTATCAG CTGTGACCCCAGAGCATCAGCGAGGTACTCCCAAAGATGAATACTTCATCACTGATGTGGCTTATTGTGAACAGGCCGTCATCCTCATCAAACAAGCCAAACTGCCACAGAATAACAGCCAGCGCAGGAAGGAGGACGGCACCCTGCCC CGGGTCATCTGCCCCAAGTGCCGTCTTGGAGTGACTCGTATTCAAGATCTCTCCCACGCTGACATGAAGAAGGTGCGTCAGTTGGCTCTCATCGACATGACGGCGCTGTGCGACCTCCTAGAGCTGGAGGTCAAAAGGCACAAAACTGGCAAGAGGAAAAACCCAG AGAGCCCGCTCTTTGGAGTCCCACTGGCCACGCTGCTGGAGAACGATCAGAAACTGAAGCCCAGCGCTTCGATTCCTCTCTTGCTGCAGGAA ttgTTGTCATTTCTGGAGAAAAAGGGAATCGATTCGGAGGGGATCCTGCGTGTCCCAGGATCTCAGTCCAGAATCAAG ctgctgcagcagaaCTTGGAGGCCAACTTCTACTCACGGCATGTCAGATGGGATGAAGTGAGTCCGAACGACGCCGCTGCACTGCTCAAGAAGTTCATCCGTGAGCTGCCCGCTCCTCTGCTCACCGCGGAGTACCTCAACAACTTTAGCGCCGTCAGGG aAATCACAGAGCTGAAGCAGAAACTCCACATGCTGAACCTGCTCATCCTGCTGCTGCCCGAGCCCAACAGAAACACACTAAAG GCTCTGCTGGAGTTCCTCAGTAAGGTGGTCTCCAAGGAAAAGAAGAACAGGATGAACTTGTGGGCCGTCGCAACCATCATGGCTCCCAACCTGTTCCTGCATAAGGCTGTCCCAAGCAGACTAACTGAGGGTGGAGAGAAAGGACAGGCGGAGAAGGCGGCGGATGTTATGAGGCTCCTCATCCGCTACCAGGACCTGCTCTGGACG ATCCCTAATTTCCTCATGAGCCAGGTGCGTAGGCTGAACGAGAACAGTAACCGGCGTTACCAGTTATACGATCGTCGCTTCAAGAACCTGCTGAGAAAGATTCACACGGACAGCAGGGAAAAACCGGAGAAAAACTCCGAG CCACATCGTACAGTGAAAATCCAGGTTGGAGAACTGGAAAGCAGCACGATGGATTATCAGCTTAACTTAAATTCAAGAGCCTCCGACCTTCTCGCCCAGTTTTACCGCCAGTTCCTCAGAAGCCCTGAAAATGGAAAGGGCAAAATGCGGAG GAACGGCTCGGTGGCGTATTCGGACTGCGCCCTGTACGAAGTGGGCGGGAATATCG GTGAGCACTGCCTAGATCCAGACACACACCTTCTAGATTTGTACAACAGCAATCCTGGAGGAGAGTGGATCATCAAAAGGAGACCCAGCTGCAGCAGGGGGCTGTGA
- the arhgap40 gene encoding rho GTPase-activating protein 40 isoform X1: MGGRAEVVVNTLMSSMPSTHFSRSTPSRLRLRPQTQWKGKRVKISFHKMKARDPSPTEMSVEPWASPQDQAAAELSHSEHTDTPPSQDQEQHPDKLCLDSFWSEVENIQQGSGYADDCSRRDSKHSEEGEQEEQWLADAGLSTLISEDTETVDKTALLSTLTKTQAEAVKRRVETYTLRKRNKPPPRDVRDIFSSQTLVSESQHSEDPAQNSMASVAKSPLSAVTPEHQRGTPKDEYFITDVAYCEQAVILIKQAKLPQNNSQRRKEDGTLPRVICPKCRLGVTRIQDLSHADMKKVRQLALIDMTALCDLLELEVKRHKTGKRKNPESPLFGVPLATLLENDQKLKPSASIPLLLQELLSFLEKKGIDSEGILRVPGSQSRIKLLQQNLEANFYSRHVRWDEVSPNDAAALLKKFIRELPAPLLTAEYLNNFSAVREITELKQKLHMLNLLILLLPEPNRNTLKALLEFLSKVVSKEKKNRMNLWAVATIMAPNLFLHKAVPSRLTEGGEKGQAEKAADVMRLLIRYQDLLWTIPNFLMSQVRRLNENSNRRYQLYDRRFKNLLRKIHTDSREKPEKNSEPHRTVKIQVGELESSTMDYQLNLNSRASDLLAQFYRQFLRSPENGKGKMRRNGSVAYSDCALYEVGGNIGEHCLDPDTHLLDLYNSNPGGEWIIKRRPSCSRGL; this comes from the exons ATGGGAGGTAGAGCGGAGGTAGTGGTGAACACGCTCATGTCCAGCATGCCCAGTACGCATTTTTCACGCTCCACACCGAGCCGCTTAAGGCTCCGTCCACAGACTCAATGGAAGGGCAAGCGCGTGAAGATATCCTTTCACAAGATGAAAGCCAG AGATCCCAGCCCCACCGAGATGAGCGTGGAGCCTTGGGCCAGCCCGCAGGACCAGGCAGCCGCTGAACTCTCTCACAGCGAACACACGGACACGCCGCCCTCTCAGGATCAGGAGCAGCACCCTGATAAACTCTGCCTGGACTCGTTCTGGAGTGAGGTTGAGAATATCCAACAGGGGAGTGGCTACGCAGATGACTGCAGCAGGAGAGATTCGAAACACTCCGAAG AAGGAGAGCAGGAGGAACAGTGGTTGGCCGATGCTGGCTTGTCAACCCTCATCAGTGAGGACACTGAGACAGTAGACAAAACTGCCCTGCTGTCCACTCTGACCAAGACGCAGGCTGAAGCCGTTAAGCGTCGAGTAGAGACCTACACGCTCCGCAAACGGAACAAACCGCCACCGCGTGACGTTCGCGACATATTCAGCTCACAG ACCCTCGTGTCCGAGTCTCAGCATAGTGAAGACCCAGCACAAAACAGCATGGCATCGGTAGCCAAGTCACCTTTATCAG CTGTGACCCCAGAGCATCAGCGAGGTACTCCCAAAGATGAATACTTCATCACTGATGTGGCTTATTGTGAACAGGCCGTCATCCTCATCAAACAAGCCAAACTGCCACAGAATAACAGCCAGCGCAGGAAGGAGGACGGCACCCTGCCC CGGGTCATCTGCCCCAAGTGCCGTCTTGGAGTGACTCGTATTCAAGATCTCTCCCACGCTGACATGAAGAAGGTGCGTCAGTTGGCTCTCATCGACATGACGGCGCTGTGCGACCTCCTAGAGCTGGAGGTCAAAAGGCACAAAACTGGCAAGAGGAAAAACCCAG AGAGCCCGCTCTTTGGAGTCCCACTGGCCACGCTGCTGGAGAACGATCAGAAACTGAAGCCCAGCGCTTCGATTCCTCTCTTGCTGCAGGAA ttgTTGTCATTTCTGGAGAAAAAGGGAATCGATTCGGAGGGGATCCTGCGTGTCCCAGGATCTCAGTCCAGAATCAAG ctgctgcagcagaaCTTGGAGGCCAACTTCTACTCACGGCATGTCAGATGGGATGAAGTGAGTCCGAACGACGCCGCTGCACTGCTCAAGAAGTTCATCCGTGAGCTGCCCGCTCCTCTGCTCACCGCGGAGTACCTCAACAACTTTAGCGCCGTCAGGG aAATCACAGAGCTGAAGCAGAAACTCCACATGCTGAACCTGCTCATCCTGCTGCTGCCCGAGCCCAACAGAAACACACTAAAG GCTCTGCTGGAGTTCCTCAGTAAGGTGGTCTCCAAGGAAAAGAAGAACAGGATGAACTTGTGGGCCGTCGCAACCATCATGGCTCCCAACCTGTTCCTGCATAAGGCTGTCCCAAGCAGACTAACTGAGGGTGGAGAGAAAGGACAGGCGGAGAAGGCGGCGGATGTTATGAGGCTCCTCATCCGCTACCAGGACCTGCTCTGGACG ATCCCTAATTTCCTCATGAGCCAGGTGCGTAGGCTGAACGAGAACAGTAACCGGCGTTACCAGTTATACGATCGTCGCTTCAAGAACCTGCTGAGAAAGATTCACACGGACAGCAGGGAAAAACCGGAGAAAAACTCCGAG CCACATCGTACAGTGAAAATCCAGGTTGGAGAACTGGAAAGCAGCACGATGGATTATCAGCTTAACTTAAATTCAAGAGCCTCCGACCTTCTCGCCCAGTTTTACCGCCAGTTCCTCAGAAGCCCTGAAAATGGAAAGGGCAAAATGCGGAG GAACGGCTCGGTGGCGTATTCGGACTGCGCCCTGTACGAAGTGGGCGGGAATATCG GTGAGCACTGCCTAGATCCAGACACACACCTTCTAGATTTGTACAACAGCAATCCTGGAGGAGAGTGGATCATCAAAAGGAGACCCAGCTGCAGCAGGGGGCTGTGA
- the arhgap40 gene encoding rho GTPase-activating protein 40 isoform X3, with amino-acid sequence MSVEPWASPQDQAAAELSHSEHTDTPPSQDQEQHPDKLCLDSFWSEVENIQQGSGYADDCSRRDSKHSEEGEQEEQWLADAGLSTLISEDTETVDKTALLSTLTKTQAEAVKRRVETYTLRKRNKPPPRDVRDIFSSQTLVSESQHSEDPAQNSMASVAKSPLSAVTPEHQRGTPKDEYFITDVAYCEQAVILIKQAKLPQNNSQRRKEDGTLPRVICPKCRLGVTRIQDLSHADMKKVRQLALIDMTALCDLLELEVKRHKTGKRKNPESPLFGVPLATLLENDQKLKPSASIPLLLQELLSFLEKKGIDSEGILRVPGSQSRIKLLQQNLEANFYSRHVRWDEVSPNDAAALLKKFIRELPAPLLTAEYLNNFSAVREITELKQKLHMLNLLILLLPEPNRNTLKALLEFLSKVVSKEKKNRMNLWAVATIMAPNLFLHKAVPSRLTEGGEKGQAEKAADVMRLLIRYQDLLWTIPNFLMSQVRRLNENSNRRYQLYDRRFKNLLRKIHTDSREKPEKNSEPHRTVKIQVGELESSTMDYQLNLNSRASDLLAQFYRQFLRSPENGKGKMRRNGSVAYSDCALYEVGGNIGEHCLDPDTHLLDLYNSNPGGEWIIKRRPSCSRGL; translated from the exons ATGAGCGTGGAGCCTTGGGCCAGCCCGCAGGACCAGGCAGCCGCTGAACTCTCTCACAGCGAACACACGGACACGCCGCCCTCTCAGGATCAGGAGCAGCACCCTGATAAACTCTGCCTGGACTCGTTCTGGAGTGAGGTTGAGAATATCCAACAGGGGAGTGGCTACGCAGATGACTGCAGCAGGAGAGATTCGAAACACTCCGAAG AAGGAGAGCAGGAGGAACAGTGGTTGGCCGATGCTGGCTTGTCAACCCTCATCAGTGAGGACACTGAGACAGTAGACAAAACTGCCCTGCTGTCCACTCTGACCAAGACGCAGGCTGAAGCCGTTAAGCGTCGAGTAGAGACCTACACGCTCCGCAAACGGAACAAACCGCCACCGCGTGACGTTCGCGACATATTCAGCTCACAG ACCCTCGTGTCCGAGTCTCAGCATAGTGAAGACCCAGCACAAAACAGCATGGCATCGGTAGCCAAGTCACCTTTATCAG CTGTGACCCCAGAGCATCAGCGAGGTACTCCCAAAGATGAATACTTCATCACTGATGTGGCTTATTGTGAACAGGCCGTCATCCTCATCAAACAAGCCAAACTGCCACAGAATAACAGCCAGCGCAGGAAGGAGGACGGCACCCTGCCC CGGGTCATCTGCCCCAAGTGCCGTCTTGGAGTGACTCGTATTCAAGATCTCTCCCACGCTGACATGAAGAAGGTGCGTCAGTTGGCTCTCATCGACATGACGGCGCTGTGCGACCTCCTAGAGCTGGAGGTCAAAAGGCACAAAACTGGCAAGAGGAAAAACCCAG AGAGCCCGCTCTTTGGAGTCCCACTGGCCACGCTGCTGGAGAACGATCAGAAACTGAAGCCCAGCGCTTCGATTCCTCTCTTGCTGCAGGAA ttgTTGTCATTTCTGGAGAAAAAGGGAATCGATTCGGAGGGGATCCTGCGTGTCCCAGGATCTCAGTCCAGAATCAAG ctgctgcagcagaaCTTGGAGGCCAACTTCTACTCACGGCATGTCAGATGGGATGAAGTGAGTCCGAACGACGCCGCTGCACTGCTCAAGAAGTTCATCCGTGAGCTGCCCGCTCCTCTGCTCACCGCGGAGTACCTCAACAACTTTAGCGCCGTCAGGG aAATCACAGAGCTGAAGCAGAAACTCCACATGCTGAACCTGCTCATCCTGCTGCTGCCCGAGCCCAACAGAAACACACTAAAG GCTCTGCTGGAGTTCCTCAGTAAGGTGGTCTCCAAGGAAAAGAAGAACAGGATGAACTTGTGGGCCGTCGCAACCATCATGGCTCCCAACCTGTTCCTGCATAAGGCTGTCCCAAGCAGACTAACTGAGGGTGGAGAGAAAGGACAGGCGGAGAAGGCGGCGGATGTTATGAGGCTCCTCATCCGCTACCAGGACCTGCTCTGGACG ATCCCTAATTTCCTCATGAGCCAGGTGCGTAGGCTGAACGAGAACAGTAACCGGCGTTACCAGTTATACGATCGTCGCTTCAAGAACCTGCTGAGAAAGATTCACACGGACAGCAGGGAAAAACCGGAGAAAAACTCCGAG CCACATCGTACAGTGAAAATCCAGGTTGGAGAACTGGAAAGCAGCACGATGGATTATCAGCTTAACTTAAATTCAAGAGCCTCCGACCTTCTCGCCCAGTTTTACCGCCAGTTCCTCAGAAGCCCTGAAAATGGAAAGGGCAAAATGCGGAG GAACGGCTCGGTGGCGTATTCGGACTGCGCCCTGTACGAAGTGGGCGGGAATATCG GTGAGCACTGCCTAGATCCAGACACACACCTTCTAGATTTGTACAACAGCAATCCTGGAGGAGAGTGGATCATCAAAAGGAGACCCAGCTGCAGCAGGGGGCTGTGA